The Polyodon spathula isolate WHYD16114869_AA chromosome 23, ASM1765450v1, whole genome shotgun sequence genome has a window encoding:
- the LOC121297946 gene encoding 14-3-3 protein beta/alpha-1-like → MLTEQLAPEVKPRITVTTVTGGGGAGFRGSGSAGASGSGTALNIPKSKTEDGERESQRPQIKPEITAHEEGRGVYCGLGSEQALRPCMQQLGQERFLKLIKPGEPGDITKRRDSGVDLRSSSEMDKSDLVQKAKLAEQAERYDDMAAAMKAVTEQGHELSNEERNLLSVAYKNVVGARRSSWRVISSIEQKTEGNDKKQQMACEYREKIEAELQDICNDVLGLLDKYLIANATQAESKVFYLKMKGDYYRYLSEVASGDSKKTTVENSQQAYQEAFEISKKEMQPTHPIRLGLALNFSVFYYEILNSPEQACSLAKTAFDEAIAELDTLNEDSYKDSTLIMQLLRDNLTLWTSENQGDEGDAGEGEN, encoded by the exons ATGCTGACAGAGCAGCTGGCACCAGAGG TAAAACCCCGTATTACGGTTACTACGGTTACTGGCGGGGGAGGGGCGGGGTTTAGAGGAAGCGGAAGTGCCGGTGCAAGCGGAAGTGGTACTGCCCTGAATATCCCGAAGAGCAAGACGGAGGACGGAGAGAGAGAGTCGCAGCGTCCACAGATAAAACCCGAAATAACAGCCCACGA ggaggggaggggagtctATTGTGGTTTGGGCTCAGAGCAAGCACTTAGGCCGTGCATGCAACAGCTCGGCCAGGAGCGATTCCTGAAGCTGATTAAGCCGGGAGAGCCGGGCGATATTACAAAGAGACGGGATTCGGGTGTGGATCTGAGGTCCAG CTCTGAGATGGATAAGAGCGATCTGGTACAGAAAGCTAAGCTCGCCGAGCAGGCTGAGCGCTATGATGACATGGCTGCTGCCATGAAGGCAGTGACTGAACAGGGGCACGAGCTCTCCAACGAGGAGAGGAACCTGCTGTCTGTCGCCTACAAGAACGTGGTGGGAGCCCGCCGCTCCTCCTGGAGAGTCATCTCCAGCATTGAACAAAAAACCGAGGGCAACGACAAGAAACAGCAGATGGCCTGCGAGTACCGTGAGAAGATTGAGGCCGAGCTGCAGGATATCTGCAATGATGTGCTG GGTCTTCTTGACAAGTACCTCATTGCCAATGCTACCCAGGCAGAAAGCAAGGTCTTCTACCTGAAAATGAAAGGAGATTATTACAGATATCTCTCTGAGGTGGCATCCGGGGATTCGAAGAAGA CCACAGTTGAGAATTCTCAGCAGGCTTACCAGGAGGCCTTTGAGATCAGCAAGAAGGAGATGCAGCCTACACACCCGATCAGGCTCGGGCTGGCTCTCAACTTCTCCGTGTTCTACTATGAAATCCTCAACTCTCCTGAGCAGGCCTGCAGCTTGGCAAAGACT GCATTTGATGAAGCAATTGCTGAACTTGACACCTTGAATGAGGATTCGTACAAAGACAGCACTCTGATCATGCAACTGCTAAGGGACAACCTCACT CTGTGGACATCAGAAAACCAGGGAGATGAAGGGGATGCTGGCGAAGGGGAGAACTAA